GTTTCATATTGTTTTTGCATTGAGATCTTCGGGCCGCTTCACGGGCCTGTTGTACAGCAGGTAAAAGTAGTGCAATCAAAATCGCAATGATTGCAATCACAACCAGTAACTCGATCAGCGTAAAACCCCGCTTCTGCCTCAGAAATTGGGACATCAGAAAACTCCTGAAAAATAAGAAACATAAAAATAAACTGAAAAACTCTAACGTGAATTGCTCACGAAACCTCCAGAAAATGCTGCTTTATCAGGCGAACTGAGGTTTTTTGACTAGAATTTCTAAACACAATTCAGAATATGCAAAATCAATGCCATTTCACGGTCCCGTTCTTAAATCCAGCCTCCTCAATGACGGTACTCTGTATTATTGAATTTGAACCAATCTCGATACCAAAATGAAATGACTGATGACTTTCCACGTGAACATGCCTTATGATGGCTCAGATCATATTTATTACAATTTGGTGTTTGGCAATCCTTAAAAAATAATCCTTACAAATGAAAGAAACCCTCTCCATGAAAAATAAGATCGCGCTCCTGATCTGTTTTTTTTGTTTTTTTTCGGAAAGAGAAATTCAAGCAGAACTGCCACAGAAAACGACCGACCTGTTAATCGTTGGAGGGACTGAATCAGGTTGGGCCGCTGCAATTCAGGCAGCACGATTGGGAGTGAAATCGGTCACGCTTGTCCTGGATGGGACGTGGCTGGGCGGACAATATACCGAACAAGCTTTGGCCTGCGTTGATGAAAACAAAGGCCCCGGCAAAGTTGGCTGGGGAGTCGACTGGCATCCGATGAAGCGTTCGTTTCATCGAAGTGGCCTGTTTAAAGAATTGATGGATCGCATCGAAGCCTTCAATACTGAAAAGTATGGCTCCCCAATGCCCGGACGCCCATTTCATGGTCCGTCTACCTTTCGTCCGGCTGAAGCAGAGGCGATCTTCCGGGAAATGCTCCAACCCTATATTGAGAGTGGCCAAGTGCGACTGATCACCGGACATTATCCGGTAAAAGCTGACTTGAAACAAAATGAGTCAAGGCAGCAACTCACGGGACTCTGGTTTGCCCCCGTCGGTTCAGAAACGCCTGATCTACACATTACCGCGAGACTGACCATCGATGCGTCGGACTGGGGAGACGTGATCCAGGTTTCAGGGGCAGATTTTGAAGTCGGAGCCGATCCGCGTTCGCGTTACAACGAACCGAGTGCCCCGGTGAATACTGATGACTACCCTGCCAATGAAATGAATCCGATCACGTGGGCGATGATCGTTGAAGAAGCCGACAAAGACACGCCGATTCCGAAACCGGAACGCTATGATGATCGCAATTTTGTGCGGACCTCGAAACTGAGCCTGGCTGAGATGAAACATTTAAAATGGGATCGACCGGCGAGACTGGGATCGATTCTGCATTGGCCAGACGCAGGAAAAGCATCACCTCGACAGCTTTCGATTTTTACAGTTCGTCGAATTGTAGATGGCTATACCAGTCAAGATCACAAAACCAGCATCCTGTTGAATTATATGCTGGGCCAGGATTACCCGCTCGAACGGCTGCCAAAACATGTGGTCGACGCACTGGAAGCAACCGAACCCGGAGCATCTACAAAAAATATTGTGCGAATGAACCGTCGTCAGCGGCAGATCATTTTTGACGATGCCAAACGACATTCGTTATGTCTGTTCTATCATCTACAGAATTTCGTACACGAACATGCCCCCGATAAAACAAACAGTTTCAGACACTTCCAGTTGAGTAAAGAATTTGGCACTGCAGATCAGCTGCCTCCTAAACCCTATATTCGTGAGTCATTGCGTCTGAAAGCCATGTATATGATGCGCGAGCAGGATGGCCGGAACATGGATGGTCCTACCAAGAAATTCGCCCGTGAACGATTTGCACGGGTCATGTATCCTGATGGATTATTCGCCTGGCAGTTCCATTATGATTTCCACCGTACCGGACGTGCCTACTTGAAGTCGGAAGGGAATTCAGGTCCCTGGATTGATTTTGAAAAACCGGGACGAAATACCAAACTGGTCAGCGACCGTTCCGTATTTCCGCTACGCAGCCTGGTTCCTGTCGACATGGATGGCCTGCTGGGCGCTCAGAAAAATGTGGGGTACAGCAGTATTGTAAGCGCGGCAATTCGTCTGCATGATCAATGCGTCACACTCGGACAAGCAGCAGGCGCAACGGCAGCGGTTTCTTTACAACAGAACATCGCCCCCCGCGACATCCCCTACAATCGTGAACGACTGGAACAGGTTCGCCATGCATTGTGCGGTGCAGCAGACGAGGGAGTGGCAGTCCTGATCTGGCCTTATCGTGATTTAGCACCTTCGCATCCGGCCTTTGTTGCCATCAACCGACTGGCGGCCCGCGGCATTATACCAATGGATATCCGCAAGATTGATTTTCAACCCGATGCCCCCGCGACAACGGAATGGCGACACAAAACTCGGCAACTCGCTTATCAAACAGTCCAAGTTGCCAACCTGCCGATCTTCCCGGAAGAGGGGCTCAGTCGAGGAGAGTACTGCCAACGCTTGTGGGATTCGCTGAAGGCATTGCCCATACGCCCCTATTCTCGAGTGAACCGCGAAGATGCTGACGGAGACGGGATCCCGGACATCGATGACCCCAGTCTGTTTACTCCGGGTGAACCAATTCAATGGAAGAAAAAAATAGCATCCAAAGACCAGGATGGGCTATTGGATAAAGCCACTTCAAAGAAAGCCCGACGCATCAATTTCGCAGGAAAGAAGACGGCCCCTCTCACAGATTTTGAAGCGGACCATGGTCATGTCTATGACGCCAAACGGGGATATGGATGGCGCCGGGATCTCAGTCAAAATCATCGACAACGAAATAAAGTCCCCGAGACCTATCGTGATACCTTTGTATTTACCCGAGACCACGATACCTGGGAATGCGAAGTTCCAAACGGTACATGGCTCGTGACTGTCTGTGTGGGAGACTCAGGGCACGAACAAATCGGACAATGGGTCACCGTCGAGGGAAAACAAATTGTAAAAGACGCAGCCACGATAGACGGCTTTTTCCTGGAACAGTCAGCCAATGTAACCGTCACAGACCAGCGATTGACCATTGAGATTGGTAAGCCTGATTCCGGAACGAATACCTGTCTGAACTGGGTCACATTTGAGCCTGCCCCTCAAAAGAAATGAGTTGAAAGACGGATTTCTCACCTGGCTTTTCCGATTTCAGTCGCCAGACACAGAAGAGCTTCTGTGGAATCACGCCTGTCCCAGACAAGTTTCCAGCTATTCCTGACCCAAACCGATTTCTGTTTATTTTCCGTAGCGACCGGAGAATCATATTGAACACATCAGTAAATGACGATATATTTAAGAAGATTAAATATGTAAGCCACGCGCCGCTCGCGCTTCGCTATCCATAATGCAAAGTGGAATCAGCAATGAAGTCCAGAAACCATTCACGCACTCACACCCAGCACGCTTTTACTGCGTTTAACCCG
This genomic interval from Gimesia alba contains the following:
- a CDS encoding FAD-dependent oxidoreductase — protein: MKNKIALLICFFCFFSEREIQAELPQKTTDLLIVGGTESGWAAAIQAARLGVKSVTLVLDGTWLGGQYTEQALACVDENKGPGKVGWGVDWHPMKRSFHRSGLFKELMDRIEAFNTEKYGSPMPGRPFHGPSTFRPAEAEAIFREMLQPYIESGQVRLITGHYPVKADLKQNESRQQLTGLWFAPVGSETPDLHITARLTIDASDWGDVIQVSGADFEVGADPRSRYNEPSAPVNTDDYPANEMNPITWAMIVEEADKDTPIPKPERYDDRNFVRTSKLSLAEMKHLKWDRPARLGSILHWPDAGKASPRQLSIFTVRRIVDGYTSQDHKTSILLNYMLGQDYPLERLPKHVVDALEATEPGASTKNIVRMNRRQRQIIFDDAKRHSLCLFYHLQNFVHEHAPDKTNSFRHFQLSKEFGTADQLPPKPYIRESLRLKAMYMMREQDGRNMDGPTKKFARERFARVMYPDGLFAWQFHYDFHRTGRAYLKSEGNSGPWIDFEKPGRNTKLVSDRSVFPLRSLVPVDMDGLLGAQKNVGYSSIVSAAIRLHDQCVTLGQAAGATAAVSLQQNIAPRDIPYNRERLEQVRHALCGAADEGVAVLIWPYRDLAPSHPAFVAINRLAARGIIPMDIRKIDFQPDAPATTEWRHKTRQLAYQTVQVANLPIFPEEGLSRGEYCQRLWDSLKALPIRPYSRVNREDADGDGIPDIDDPSLFTPGEPIQWKKKIASKDQDGLLDKATSKKARRINFAGKKTAPLTDFEADHGHVYDAKRGYGWRRDLSQNHRQRNKVPETYRDTFVFTRDHDTWECEVPNGTWLVTVCVGDSGHEQIGQWVTVEGKQIVKDAATIDGFFLEQSANVTVTDQRLTIEIGKPDSGTNTCLNWVTFEPAPQKK